The following are encoded in a window of Clostridium thermarum genomic DNA:
- a CDS encoding YybS family protein yields MDNRNNTSKIVEAGLFAALTIVISFFVFYVPVIGMVALAVLPIPFAILYIRHDFKLAVSSLVVSIILVAVTMGIQIAVSVGSIYGPTGLALGYCFKNRVKMSRSVFLLAIVYIIGMALNVSFYLLFADRNFIVNTIKSSIDLVRESFEQSIRITGTTVDSTQYEQLKQMIEAITPEMFLYLLPGGLVLYGFGVGFINFTVTRSILKRLRYEVIEITPFERVYIDNRIGALIIIITCLGIILDRTNLDIGKYIFSSAVVVLQFTLLLIGAAVIYYFAKNKFNMNKTSAVIITVALILPPMNTMALYIGFADLIFDFRKVDPNRLFKGRNKK; encoded by the coding sequence ATGGATAATAGAAATAATACCAGTAAGATTGTTGAAGCAGGATTATTCGCAGCACTAACTATAGTAATATCATTTTTTGTATTTTATGTACCTGTTATTGGCATGGTTGCTTTGGCTGTACTACCAATACCCTTTGCTATATTGTATATAAGGCATGATTTTAAATTGGCTGTGAGTTCATTGGTAGTAAGTATAATATTAGTTGCAGTGACTATGGGGATCCAAATAGCAGTAAGCGTTGGAAGCATATATGGCCCAACGGGCTTAGCATTGGGATATTGCTTTAAAAATAGAGTAAAAATGTCAAGGAGTGTATTCCTATTAGCTATAGTTTATATTATTGGAATGGCATTAAACGTGTCTTTTTATCTGCTCTTTGCAGATAGAAATTTCATTGTAAATACGATAAAAAGTAGTATAGACCTTGTTCGGGAATCCTTTGAACAATCAATCCGCATTACCGGTACTACTGTAGACAGTACTCAGTATGAACAATTGAAGCAGATGATTGAAGCTATAACCCCGGAGATGTTTCTTTATTTACTACCTGGGGGCCTTGTATTATACGGATTTGGTGTAGGTTTTATAAATTTCACAGTAACAAGAAGCATATTAAAGAGATTGAGATATGAGGTTATAGAAATTACACCATTTGAAAGAGTATACATAGATAACAGAATAGGTGCATTAATTATCATAATTACTTGCCTAGGTATAATATTAGATAGGACAAATTTGGATATTGGCAAATACATATTTTCTTCAGCGGTTGTAGTTCTGCAGTTCACTCTATTGCTAATTGGAGCAGCTGTCATATACTATTTTGCTAAAAATAAGTTTAACATGAATAAAACCTCAGCAGTGATAATAACAGTGGCATTGATACTGCCACCTATGAATACTATGGCACTTTATATCGGTTTTGCAGATTTAATTTTTGATTTTAGAAAGGTTGATCCAAACAGATTATTTAAGGGCAGAAATAAAAAATAG